From Canis lupus familiaris isolate Mischka breed German Shepherd chromosome 16, alternate assembly UU_Cfam_GSD_1.0, whole genome shotgun sequence, one genomic window encodes:
- the LOC102152352 gene encoding uncharacterized protein LOC102152352 isoform X1, with product MFPSGFPSFEQCQEPQGCGCFECWRRWCHRQTQRLREFFRRRRRSSTWDNGWRQRREEEDIPHTPVVIRKQPSTANGGLQGFKAERASALRRNQICPTTPSRRELLEQQVEELVPALLRLDNPFLFEFLNVWRNMAPLKRCWTCCLQSIDTSYILARRKESWTSGKSPCPPS from the exons ATGTTCCCTTCCGGCTTTCCCAGTTTCGAGCAATGCCAGGAACCCCAGGGATGCGGCTGCTTCGAATGCTGGAGACGTTGGTGCCACCGTCAAACCCAACGCCTCAGGGAGTTTTTCAGGAGGCGCCGTAGG AGCTCCACATGGGACAATGGGTGGCGGCAGAGGCGGGAGGAAGAGGACATCCCCCACACCCCGGTGGTGATCAGGAAGCAGCCCAGCACAGCTAACGGAGGCCTGCAAGGGTTCAAG gctgAAAGGGCCTCAGCCCTGAGAAGGAATCAGATCTGCCCAACCACCCCCAGCCGGAGGGAGCTGCTGGAGCAGCAGGTAGAAGAACTGGTGCCTGCCTTGCTGCGCTTGGACAATCCATTCCTATttgaatttctaaatgtttggAGGAATATGGCACCCCTGAAGAGGTGCTGGACCTGCTGTTTGCAAA GTATCGATACATCATACATTCTTGCAAGAAGGAAGGAATCCTGGACCAGTGGGAAAT